The genomic DNA TCCGCCGTGAGACTGACCGGCGCGCCACCAGGAACGGCCAGCGCCACCCCGCGAATGTCGCTGCCGTTTTGCAGCGCTGAAAGGTTGGTGTTCATCAGTATCTCCCCCCGCTTTTCGTGTTGCTGCTTGCATCGCTCATACAGCATTATTATACACGACTTTGCCTTTAACACAACCTTGCAACATCTTTTTTCTCTTTGTATGACAGAAAGTACACCAAAAAGAGCACCGCTTTTGTAAGGAGTGCAGACGCAAGAAAATGCTGCGGACAGCCAACGCCATCCACAGCATAATAGATCGGTTAAATTCTGGCGACACCGCTCTTGCGTGCAGCCTCTGCCACCGCCTTCGCGACTGCGTCCTTAACGCGCGGGTCAAACGGCGCGGGAATGATATATTCCGCCGACAGCTCGGCCTCCGAGACAAGGCCGGCCAGTGCGTAAGCCGCAGCAATTTTCATCTCGTCATTGATGTCGCTGGCGCGAACGTCAAAGGCGCCACGAAAAATGCCCGGGAACGCCAGAACGTTATTAATCTGGTTAGCAAAGTCGGAACGACCGGTACCCACCACCGCAGCGCCCGCGGCAATGGCCTCATCGGGCATAATTTCGGGGATGGGGTTCGCCATCGGAAACAAAATAGCCTTATCGGCCATGGTGCGCACCATCTCGCCGGTGACAGTGCCGGGTGCCGAAACGCCAATGAATACATCCGCACCGCGCAAAACCTCTGCAAGCGTTCCTTTCTTGCCAAGCTTGTTCGAAATTTTCGACATCTCCTGTTTTTCGGTATTAAGATCGTCACGGCCCTCATAAATGGCACCGTTGCGATCGCACATCACAACGTCCTGAAGCCCCATCGCTTGAAGCAGCTTGATGATGGCAATACCCGCAGCACCCGCACCGCTGGTGACAACGCTGATATCTTTGATGTCTCTTCCGGTGAGCTTCAACGCGTTAATTAAAGCAGCCAGTACCACTACGGCCGTTCCGTGCTGATCGTCATGAAAGATCGGAATATCACAGCGCGCCTTTAATTGGCGCTCAATCTCAAAACAGCGCGGGGCGGCAATATCCTCAAGATTGATACCGCCAAAGCTGCCCGCCAGCAGCGCG from Oscillospiraceae bacterium MB24-C1 includes the following:
- a CDS encoding NADP-dependent malic enzyme, whose translation is MDYAQESLKLHYALRGKLETVPKVAVTGKDELSLAYTPGVATPCLEIQKDPAKSYELTGRWNTVAVVTDGSAVLGLGDIGPEAGMPVMEGKCVLFKAFGDVDAVPLCIRSQKVEDIVNTVALLAGSFGGINLEDIAAPRCFEIERQLKARCDIPIFHDDQHGTAVVVLAALINALKLTGRDIKDISVVTSGAGAAGIAIIKLLQAMGLQDVVMCDRNGAIYEGRDDLNTEKQEMSKISNKLGKKGTLAEVLRGADVFIGVSAPGTVTGEMVRTMADKAILFPMANPIPEIMPDEAIAAGAAVVGTGRSDFANQINNVLAFPGIFRGAFDVRASDINDEMKIAAAYALAGLVSEAELSAEYIIPAPFDPRVKDAVAKAVAEAARKSGVARI